The Thermodesulfobacteriota bacterium genomic sequence GTAGCCGCCCAGGGGAATGGCCGAGATCACGTACTCCGTCTCCCCCCGTTTGGTCCCCAGAAGGGTGGGACCGAATCCCAGGGAGAACTTGAGCACCCGGATCCCCAGCCGCTTGGCCACGAGGAAGTGTCCCAGCTCGTGGACGAAGATCAGGATGCCCAGGAGGACGAGAAACGGGATGGTAAAGTGGAAAAAAGACATCAGGTTGCGCTCCTCGCGCCCCTCTCGGCGATCCAGGCCCGCACGAAACTGCGGGCCCAGCGGTCCACCTCCAGGGCGGTGTGGACCGAGTCGAGGGGGCGGGGTGAGTGGGCCTGGAGGGCCGCGTCGACCGCCGCGGGGATTCCAGGAAAGGAAAGGCGGTCCCCCAGGAACGCCTCTACCGCGGCTTCGTTGGCCCCGGAGAGGACCGCCGGCGCCGTGCCCCCGGCCCGCAGGGCGCCGTAGGCGAGGTCCAGGCACGGAAAGGCCTCCCGGTCGGGGGGCTCGAAGGTCAGGGGACCGGCCTGCCACAGGTCGAGGGTCAGGTCGGGCAGGGGCAGGCGCGCCGGGTAGTGGAGCGCGTAGGCGATGGGCCCCCGCATATCGGCCACCCCGAGCTGGGCCAAGAGCGAGCCGTCGATGAACTCCACCAGGGAGTGGACCACGCTCTGGGGGTGGAGGGTCACGTCGATCCGGTCCGCCGGCACCCCGAAGAGCCAGTGGGCCTCGATGACCTCCAGGCCCTTGTTCATCAGGGTCGCCGAGTCTACCGTGATCTTCGGCCCCATGGCCCACCGGGGGTGGGCCAGGGCCTCCTGGACGCCCACCCGGGCGAGGCTGCCCGCGCTGCGCCCGCGGAAGGGGCCGCCGGACGCCGTCAGGATGAGCCGGCGCACCTCCGCGGCATCTCGCCCCTCCAGGGCCTGGAACAGGGCCGAGTGCTCGCTGTCCACCGGCAGGAGGCGGGCGCCGCTGCGGCTCGCCGCCTCCATCACCAACTCGCCCGCCGCGACCAGGGTCTCCTTGTTGGCCACGGCCACGTCCTTGCCCTCG encodes the following:
- a CDS encoding 1-deoxy-D-xylulose-5-phosphate reductoisomerase, with amino-acid sequence MKGLALLGSTGSIGESTLDVVGRFPDRFRVHSLAAGSSRPERLARQVAQTGAALVSVPTEADARRLAGLLESRAEVVWGTEGLVRAVAAPEVDLVVSAIVGAAGLVPTYAALLEGKDVAVANKETLVAAGELVMEAASRSGARLLPVDSEHSALFQALEGRDAAEVRRLILTASGGPFRGRSAGSLARVGVQEALAHPRWAMGPKITVDSATLMNKGLEVIEAHWLFGVPADRIDVTLHPQSVVHSLVEFIDGSLLAQLGVADMRGPIAYALHYPARLPLPDLTLDLWQAGPLTFEPPDREAFPCLDLAYGALRAGGTAPAVLSGANEAAVEAFLGDRLSFPGIPAAVDAALQAHSPRPLDSVHTALEVDRWARSFVRAWIAERGARSAT